A genomic segment from Bryobacteraceae bacterium encodes:
- a CDS encoding outer membrane beta-barrel protein: protein MKRTPLVAVLTAMLAGAPLAWSQAAFWKPDVGVFAGMQDFKHWRNNLRPPGSDLVRGGVFGIRAGWDLTRHWGFETAYTYGVNNLRLFPVPAGQLTSSGPDSVGFGSRNHHLSVNPVFHILDRNARIRPYLTAGLGILWFNPTSDAQAFARSVNAPPGSVWLDGRYGPAFNWGGGVKFNVTRMIEARLDARNIIAQTPHYALPGTPAAPGGIYIGPHGSQSGFQLTGGVGVRTRGADWSDSGSQIRVTLDGDRGTMGQGDQRNFIARTNLPPDKPVSFTWSVDGQSMDTAGPNFAYTAGAPGSHKLCVSATSKGYSTGSDCATIVITPAASKGFNVNLSANPPQVTPGATSRIGATTNLPSGVTPTYEWTVNGEKQPDTGSEYTFESAGRAPGVYEICARVSAPGYADSKKCTKVEIRSCGDPSISGGGATTQEIMAGETATLLFSAKPNACGTPPRISYSASEGTVTPTNGGALFNSNGVGFNMSDRSRLQRKTVTITANATDDQGGKATAQSTVVVKLAPVAQRLDDILFAQGDSRVNNCGKRLLLELVAPKLRQDPRARVVLVGHMDASEQGRSRGQRRKAAAVALDRERVLNTAATISAGTGICPAMELSRVLTGFAGTSQKSKTMPAFCGSSTERRGSRISATDSRAPFRRVEVWIVPEGAAMPAEAGRVSAAPASAVKTKGCPK, encoded by the coding sequence ATGAAGCGCACCCCGCTCGTAGCAGTTCTTACGGCGATGCTCGCGGGCGCACCCCTCGCCTGGAGTCAGGCGGCCTTTTGGAAGCCGGACGTCGGCGTCTTCGCGGGTATGCAGGATTTCAAGCACTGGCGCAACAATCTGCGCCCACCAGGGAGCGACCTGGTCCGCGGTGGAGTCTTTGGAATCCGCGCGGGATGGGATCTTACCCGCCACTGGGGCTTCGAAACAGCCTACACTTACGGCGTGAACAACCTCCGGCTGTTCCCGGTTCCGGCGGGGCAACTTACCTCCTCAGGTCCGGATTCCGTCGGATTCGGGTCCCGCAATCATCACCTGTCCGTGAATCCCGTGTTTCACATCCTGGACCGGAACGCCCGCATCCGCCCCTATCTCACGGCCGGCCTTGGCATTCTCTGGTTCAATCCGACGAGCGACGCGCAGGCCTTCGCGCGTTCGGTCAACGCTCCCCCCGGCTCCGTCTGGCTCGACGGACGCTACGGTCCGGCGTTCAATTGGGGCGGCGGCGTGAAGTTCAACGTCACCCGCATGATCGAAGCCCGCCTGGATGCCCGCAACATCATCGCGCAGACACCGCACTATGCCCTGCCTGGCACGCCCGCCGCGCCCGGTGGCATCTACATCGGTCCGCACGGATCGCAGAGCGGCTTTCAGTTGACCGGCGGCGTCGGCGTGCGGACCCGTGGCGCGGACTGGTCCGATTCCGGGAGCCAGATTCGCGTGACCCTCGACGGCGACCGCGGCACGATGGGGCAAGGCGACCAGCGCAACTTCATTGCACGCACGAATCTGCCTCCGGACAAACCGGTGTCGTTTACGTGGTCCGTGGACGGGCAGTCGATGGATACCGCGGGTCCGAACTTCGCCTACACGGCGGGGGCGCCGGGCTCGCACAAGCTCTGCGTCAGTGCGACTTCGAAAGGTTACTCGACTGGTTCTGACTGCGCGACGATCGTGATTACGCCGGCCGCGAGCAAAGGTTTCAACGTCAATCTGTCCGCCAATCCTCCGCAAGTTACTCCCGGCGCCACGAGCCGGATCGGCGCCACCACGAATCTTCCATCGGGCGTGACGCCCACCTACGAATGGACCGTGAACGGAGAGAAGCAGCCGGACACAGGGTCCGAATATACGTTCGAATCGGCGGGTCGGGCCCCGGGAGTCTACGAGATCTGCGCGCGGGTGAGCGCGCCCGGCTATGCGGATTCGAAGAAGTGCACGAAGGTGGAGATTCGAAGCTGCGGCGATCCGTCCATCAGCGGCGGCGGCGCCACTACGCAGGAGATCATGGCGGGTGAAACCGCGACGCTGCTGTTCAGCGCCAAGCCGAACGCCTGCGGCACGCCTCCGCGGATCAGCTACAGCGCCTCGGAGGGCACGGTGACACCGACCAACGGCGGCGCGCTTTTCAACTCGAACGGCGTCGGGTTCAACATGAGCGACCGGTCGCGCCTTCAGCGCAAGACGGTGACGATCACGGCCAACGCCACCGACGACCAGGGCGGTAAGGCGACGGCGCAATCCACGGTGGTCGTGAAGCTTGCCCCAGTGGCGCAGCGGCTAGACGACATTCTGTTCGCGCAAGGCGATTCCCGTGTGAACAATTGCGGTAAGAGGCTCCTGCTCGAGTTGGTCGCTCCGAAACTACGTCAAGATCCGCGGGCACGCGTGGTGCTGGTGGGACACATGGACGCAAGCGAGCAAGGCCGGTCTCGCGGACAGCGGCGAAAGGCCGCCGCTGTAGCGCTCGATCGCGAGCGGGTGCTGAACACGGCCGCGACGATCAGCGCCGGAACCGGCATCTGCCCGGCGATGGAGCTGAGCCGCGTGCTTACCGGATTCGCCGGAACGTCTCAGAAATCGAAGACGATGCCGGCGTTCTGTGGATCGAGCACGGAACGGCGTGGAAGCCGGATTTCGGCGACCGATTCGCGCGCGCCTTTCCGGCGGGTGGAAGTGTGGATCGTGCCCGAAGGCGCGGCGATGCCCGCCGAAGCCGGCAGGGTGAGTGCGGCTCCGGCGAGCGCCGTGAAGACGAAGGGCTGCCCAAAGTAG
- a CDS encoding penicillin-binding transpeptidase domain-containing protein, which yields MDALGPLNGSVVAVDAKTGRVLTIVNQKVAFSNGYTPCSTVKIFVGLAGLSEGLIERDTPIQLSKRSTLTLTDALAKSDNPYFARLGQRLGFERVLYYARMMGLGEPALLGDPQEKQGTLPQRAPRDGVGMMSSFGHGISLTPLQLASALGALANGGTLYHLQYPRSRDELDGFVPRVKRHLDISGWLGDLKPGMNAAVEEGTARRASYSLEEEKLYGKTGTCTDTSSPTHLGWFGAFNETDDNPVAIVVLLTGGRPINGPVASGVAGRIYRRLSDQGYFAPAKEAQPAPPVALVVPRIAIP from the coding sequence GTGGACGCACTGGGTCCGTTGAACGGGTCTGTGGTGGCGGTGGACGCAAAGACGGGCCGCGTTCTGACGATCGTCAACCAGAAGGTCGCGTTCAGCAACGGCTACACGCCGTGCTCGACGGTGAAGATCTTCGTTGGGCTGGCCGGACTGAGCGAAGGGCTGATTGAGCGCGACACTCCGATCCAGTTGAGCAAGCGCTCCACGCTGACGCTGACCGATGCGCTCGCGAAATCGGACAATCCGTATTTCGCGCGGCTGGGTCAGCGGCTTGGGTTCGAACGGGTTCTCTACTACGCTCGCATGATGGGGCTGGGGGAGCCGGCGTTGCTCGGCGATCCGCAAGAGAAGCAGGGGACGCTGCCGCAGCGGGCGCCGCGCGACGGTGTGGGAATGATGTCGAGCTTCGGCCACGGCATCTCGTTGACGCCACTGCAACTGGCTTCCGCTCTGGGTGCGCTGGCCAATGGCGGCACTCTTTACCACCTTCAGTACCCGCGGAGCCGGGACGAACTCGACGGGTTCGTTCCCCGCGTGAAGCGCCACCTCGACATCAGCGGCTGGCTCGGCGATCTCAAGCCCGGCATGAACGCGGCGGTGGAAGAGGGTACGGCACGGCGGGCGAGCTACAGCTTGGAAGAAGAGAAGTTGTACGGAAAGACCGGCACCTGCACCGACACGTCGAGCCCTACCCATCTCGGCTGGTTCGGGGCGTTCAACGAGACGGATGACAACCCGGTGGCCATCGTGGTTCTACTCACCGGGGGGCGGCCGATCAACGGACCCGTCGCTTCCGGCGTCGCCGGGCGGATATATCGGCGGCTGTCCGACCAGGGCTACTTTGCCCCGGCGAAAGAGGCCCAACCAGCGCCGCCCGTGGCGCTCGTCGTACCCCGCATCGCCATTCCGTAA
- a CDS encoding HAD-IIA family hydrolase, producing MKQGYLIDMDGVIYRGSEAIPGAAEFIRFLQSEDIPYLFLTNNSAYTPLDVVVKLRKLGIDTTVEHVYTSAMATAEWVHTQRPNGTAFVIGEGGLLAALNAVNYATSREHPDYVIVGEGRVLNFEMAEQAHRLISRGAKLISTNSDTWCPTDSGPRPGCGAIAAMLESATGVTAYHVGKPNPFMMRAARKRIGLSTDEVTMVGDTMDTDIRGAADLGFRSILVLTGSSTRQSLDRYPFQPTEVVDSIAELVPVGCF from the coding sequence ATGAAGCAAGGTTATCTCATTGACATGGATGGAGTGATCTACCGCGGTTCGGAAGCCATTCCGGGCGCCGCGGAGTTCATTCGCTTTTTGCAATCGGAGGATATTCCCTATCTTTTCTTGACGAACAACTCGGCATATACGCCGCTCGATGTCGTCGTAAAACTACGCAAGCTCGGTATCGATACCACAGTCGAGCACGTGTACACATCCGCCATGGCGACCGCCGAATGGGTGCACACGCAGCGACCCAATGGCACGGCGTTCGTAATCGGAGAAGGCGGACTGTTGGCCGCTCTGAATGCCGTCAATTACGCCACCAGCCGCGAACATCCGGACTATGTGATCGTCGGCGAAGGCCGCGTGCTGAACTTCGAGATGGCCGAACAGGCGCATCGCCTCATCAGCCGCGGAGCCAAACTGATCTCGACAAACTCGGATACCTGGTGTCCCACCGACTCCGGCCCGCGGCCCGGTTGTGGCGCGATCGCCGCCATGCTCGAATCCGCCACCGGCGTTACCGCCTATCACGTGGGGAAGCCAAACCCGTTCATGATGCGGGCCGCGCGAAAACGCATCGGGCTCTCCACCGACGAAGTGACCATGGTTGGCGACACCATGGACACCGATATTCGCGGCGCCGCCGACCTTGGGTTCCGCAGCATCCTCGTCCTCACCGGCTCGTCGACACGCCAGTCGCTCGATCGCTACCCGTTCCAGCCCACCGAGGTGGTGGACTCGATCGCCGAACTCGTCCCGGTCGGCTGTTTCTAG
- a CDS encoding sialidase family protein translates to MQTIPRRTILAGGLALTAPAAGTAVKVASVRRAFHNGEHNAFTDMVRFSGRMYLTFRTCPEGHMLFPSSRILVLESENGHEWRQVHEFGVPKRDVRDPHFLVFRDRLFVYTGTWYCGDAPPKTRDMNEMLGFAASSTDGRTWSGPQMLEGTYGHYIWRSAAFGGKAWLCARRKRLFPKMEDRADSVPFVQSALLQSDDGIVFRKAGFFQEDYGNETALLFERDGTILALARGGGERNAELCTARPPYSKFERRDLGRYVGGPMIARWGSRYLAGGRRKGSPGDPVTALYWLDPAKAELAEIATLPSGGDNSYPGFIERSPTRGLLSYYSTHETLKAAIFLAELEVA, encoded by the coding sequence CCGCGCCTTCCACAACGGCGAGCACAACGCCTTCACCGACATGGTCCGCTTCAGTGGCCGAATGTATCTCACGTTCCGCACCTGCCCGGAGGGCCACATGCTCTTCCCTTCGTCGCGGATCCTCGTGCTCGAAAGTGAGAACGGCCACGAGTGGCGACAGGTGCACGAGTTCGGCGTCCCCAAACGCGATGTTCGCGACCCGCACTTCCTCGTCTTCCGCGATCGCCTCTTCGTCTACACCGGGACCTGGTACTGTGGCGATGCTCCACCAAAGACGCGCGACATGAACGAGATGCTCGGCTTCGCCGCATCGTCCACGGACGGGCGCACATGGAGCGGACCGCAGATGCTCGAAGGCACCTACGGACACTACATCTGGCGCTCCGCGGCGTTCGGAGGCAAGGCGTGGCTGTGCGCGCGCCGTAAGAGGCTGTTCCCGAAGATGGAGGACCGCGCCGACAGCGTGCCTTTCGTCCAGTCCGCGTTGCTCCAGAGCGACGACGGCATCGTGTTTCGTAAGGCCGGTTTTTTCCAGGAAGACTACGGCAACGAAACGGCGTTGTTGTTCGAACGCGACGGCACGATCCTCGCGCTGGCGCGCGGCGGCGGCGAGCGCAACGCCGAACTCTGCACCGCCCGGCCGCCCTACTCGAAGTTCGAGCGGCGCGACCTTGGCCGCTACGTCGGCGGGCCGATGATCGCGCGCTGGGGCTCCCGGTACCTCGCCGGCGGTCGACGCAAAGGCTCGCCCGGCGATCCCGTGACGGCGCTCTACTGGCTGGATCCGGCCAAGGCGGAGCTTGCCGAGATTGCGACTCTCCCGAGCGGCGGCGACAACTCCTACCCGGGGTTCATCGAACGCAGCCCCACGCGCGGCCTGCTGTCCTACTACTCGACGCACGAGACACTGAAAGCCGCGATCTTCCTGGCGGAACTCGAAGTCGCCTGA
- a CDS encoding PQQ-dependent dehydrogenase, methanol/ethanol family codes for MRFALAFFLVAAVASAQHPSIRVGQRLFARKCSACHGDNAKGGRAPDLTTGEFKHGDADADLARNITKGIAGTQMPAIPMPEPDALAIVAWLRSVSGPAAKLTGDAGVGRDLFFGAAGCSDCHMFAGRGGRRGPDLSRLTGRKQPGDIAKALATPLERVTVGSVSGFARNEDTFTIHVMDEAEKWHFLTRAGAKIERRETPHGAASGSHVDDIVAFLFETDADKEPAPEWKPASGFNVTYERLRNGAREPANWLTYWGSYNGAHYSGLHQVTPANVARLAARWTYQFGGDRNETTPLVVDGLMFVTGPLNNAAALDARTGKPVWKYARRLPDVASHCTVMTNRGFAILGDRLYMATLDMQLVALDAKTGNVIWESEVDDYRKGFSITHAPLAIDGKIIVGVTSGECALTGFVDAFDAATGKKLWRTHTIAQPGDVNRKSWEPETSANYGGSPTWTTGTFDAETNTIFWATGNPGPDYDGRVRQGDNLYSCSVLALDAATGRIKWWFQYTPHDVHDWDGNETPVLIEGVVRGRKRKLLVSAQRNAFYYVLDRETGEFLAGRAFARQTWAKGLDDKGRPIVLPNTTPTEEGNYVCPDAAGAANWGAPSYDPATGFLLVSVREACATYFAVTKSPVPGEGYTGGGQEIDAKIGTPGAVRALDALTGATKWNYPLHTGSASTGVLATAGGVAFASSADGNLIALDSATGKYLWHYNTGASIASAPISYAVDGKQYVAISAQGALIAFALP; via the coding sequence ATGCGTTTCGCGCTCGCCTTCTTCCTGGTCGCCGCTGTCGCCTCCGCGCAGCATCCTTCCATTCGCGTCGGCCAGCGACTCTTCGCCCGCAAATGTTCGGCCTGCCACGGTGATAACGCCAAGGGCGGCCGCGCGCCCGATCTCACGACGGGCGAGTTCAAGCACGGCGACGCCGACGCCGATCTCGCGCGCAACATCACGAAGGGCATCGCCGGCACGCAGATGCCGGCCATCCCGATGCCGGAGCCGGACGCACTTGCCATCGTCGCATGGCTGCGCTCGGTGAGCGGGCCGGCGGCGAAACTCACCGGCGACGCCGGCGTCGGGCGCGACCTCTTCTTCGGCGCTGCCGGTTGCTCGGATTGCCACATGTTCGCCGGACGCGGCGGCCGGCGCGGTCCGGACCTTTCGCGCCTCACCGGACGCAAGCAGCCGGGCGACATCGCCAAAGCGCTCGCCACCCCGCTCGAAAGAGTCACCGTGGGGAGCGTATCGGGTTTCGCGCGCAACGAGGACACGTTCACGATTCACGTGATGGACGAGGCTGAGAAGTGGCACTTTCTGACTCGGGCCGGCGCGAAAATCGAGCGACGCGAGACGCCGCACGGCGCCGCCTCAGGGTCGCACGTCGATGACATCGTCGCGTTTCTGTTCGAAACGGACGCGGATAAGGAGCCCGCGCCGGAATGGAAGCCCGCATCCGGCTTCAATGTTACCTACGAGCGCTTGCGGAACGGCGCCCGTGAACCTGCCAACTGGCTCACTTACTGGGGGAGCTACAATGGCGCCCATTACTCCGGCCTGCACCAGGTTACACCGGCCAACGTAGCGCGGCTCGCCGCCAGGTGGACGTATCAATTCGGCGGAGACCGCAATGAGACTACGCCGCTCGTCGTCGACGGACTCATGTTCGTCACTGGTCCGCTTAACAATGCCGCCGCGCTCGACGCGCGCACCGGGAAACCCGTGTGGAAGTATGCGCGACGCCTCCCCGATGTCGCGTCGCACTGTACTGTCATGACCAATCGCGGCTTCGCCATCCTCGGCGACCGCCTCTACATGGCCACCCTCGATATGCAATTGGTCGCCCTCGACGCCAAGACCGGCAACGTCATCTGGGAGAGCGAGGTGGACGACTACCGGAAAGGTTTCTCGATAACGCATGCGCCCCTCGCCATCGACGGCAAGATCATCGTCGGGGTAACTTCGGGCGAGTGCGCCCTTACTGGTTTCGTCGACGCCTTCGATGCAGCCACCGGGAAGAAGCTGTGGCGAACCCATACCATCGCGCAGCCGGGAGACGTGAATCGTAAGTCTTGGGAACCAGAGACGTCGGCCAACTACGGTGGATCGCCGACGTGGACCACCGGCACGTTCGACGCCGAAACCAATACGATCTTCTGGGCAACCGGCAACCCTGGTCCTGACTATGACGGCCGGGTCCGCCAGGGAGATAATCTGTATTCCTGCAGCGTACTCGCGCTCGACGCCGCCACGGGCCGAATCAAGTGGTGGTTCCAGTACACCCCGCACGATGTGCATGACTGGGACGGGAACGAGACGCCGGTGCTGATCGAAGGCGTCGTCCGCGGGCGCAAGCGCAAACTGCTCGTCTCAGCCCAGCGCAATGCCTTCTACTATGTGCTGGATCGTGAGACGGGCGAGTTCCTGGCCGGCCGTGCATTCGCCCGGCAGACCTGGGCCAAGGGCCTCGACGACAAAGGACGCCCCATCGTACTCCCGAACACCACCCCAACCGAAGAAGGCAACTACGTGTGTCCGGATGCGGCTGGAGCCGCCAATTGGGGCGCGCCTTCGTACGATCCAGCCACGGGATTCCTGCTGGTGAGCGTACGCGAGGCTTGCGCCACCTACTTCGCGGTCACGAAGTCGCCGGTACCGGGTGAGGGCTATACGGGCGGCGGGCAGGAAATCGACGCAAAGATCGGCACTCCGGGCGCCGTGCGCGCTCTGGACGCTCTCACCGGCGCGACGAAGTGGAACTACCCGCTTCACACCGGGTCGGCCTCCACCGGCGTGCTGGCAACCGCCGGCGGTGTTGCGTTTGCTTCGAGCGCCGACGGGAACCTGATCGCGCTGGACTCGGCGACGGGCAAGTACCTGTGGCACTACAACACGGGTGCTTCGATTGCCTCCGCGCCGATCAGTTATGCAGTGGACGGGAAGCAGTACGTCGCGATTTCCGCCCAGGGGGCGCTGATCGCTTTCGCGCTGCCGTAG